One genomic segment of Paraburkholderia caffeinilytica includes these proteins:
- a CDS encoding ethanolamine ammonia-lyase subunit EutB, translating into MSYTETIGSRTYRFADLKTLMAKASPQRSGDQLAGVAAASEEERVAAKMALAQVPLRTFLNEALIPYESDEVTRLVIDDHSPQAFAEISHLTVGDFRNWLLSSTTDADALTRITAGLTPEMVAAVSKLMRNQDLIAAARKRPVITRFRNTVGLPGHMSVRLQPNHPTDDVKGIAASMLDGLMYGCGDAMIGINPASDNLAAITKLLLMIDDFRQRYQVPTQSCVLTHVTNTIAAIEKGAPVDLVFQSIAGTEKANAGFGISLALLQEAYEAGLSLKRGTVGSNLMYFETGQGSALSADAHFGVDQQTCEVRAYAVARKFNPFLVNTVVGFIGPEYLYDGKQITRAGLEDHFCGKLLGVPMGCDICYTNHAEADQDDMDNLLTLLGVAGINFIMGIPGADDVMLNYQSTSFHDALYVRDVLGLRRAPEFEEWLESMQITDARGALLSASSQQPLLEGANDWMGIA; encoded by the coding sequence ATGAGCTACACCGAGACGATCGGCAGCCGTACTTATCGCTTTGCCGACCTGAAAACCTTGATGGCGAAGGCCAGTCCGCAGCGTTCCGGCGACCAGCTCGCGGGCGTCGCGGCGGCGAGCGAAGAAGAGCGCGTCGCGGCCAAGATGGCGCTCGCGCAGGTGCCGCTGCGCACGTTTCTCAACGAAGCGTTGATTCCCTACGAAAGCGATGAGGTCACGCGCCTCGTGATCGACGATCACTCGCCGCAGGCGTTCGCCGAGATCTCGCATTTGACGGTCGGCGATTTCCGCAACTGGCTGCTAAGCAGCACGACCGATGCCGACGCGCTCACGCGAATCACCGCCGGCCTCACGCCGGAAATGGTCGCGGCGGTCTCGAAGCTGATGCGCAATCAGGATCTGATCGCGGCGGCGCGCAAACGTCCGGTGATCACACGCTTTCGTAATACGGTCGGCTTGCCGGGTCACATGTCGGTGCGTCTGCAACCGAATCATCCGACCGACGACGTCAAAGGCATCGCCGCGTCGATGCTCGATGGCCTGATGTACGGCTGCGGCGATGCGATGATCGGCATCAATCCGGCCAGCGACAATCTTGCCGCGATCACCAAGCTGTTGCTGATGATCGACGACTTCCGCCAGCGTTATCAAGTGCCGACTCAATCGTGTGTGCTGACCCACGTCACCAACACGATTGCAGCCATCGAAAAAGGCGCGCCGGTCGATCTGGTGTTTCAGTCGATTGCCGGAACGGAGAAAGCGAACGCAGGTTTCGGTATTTCGCTTGCGCTGTTGCAGGAAGCGTATGAAGCAGGGCTTTCGCTGAAACGTGGCACCGTCGGCAGCAACCTGATGTATTTCGAAACCGGCCAGGGCAGTGCCTTGTCGGCGGATGCGCATTTCGGCGTCGATCAACAGACGTGCGAAGTGCGCGCCTACGCGGTCGCGCGCAAGTTCAATCCGTTTCTGGTTAACACGGTGGTCGGCTTCATCGGACCGGAGTATCTATACGACGGCAAGCAGATCACGCGTGCGGGCCTTGAAGACCACTTTTGCGGCAAACTGCTCGGCGTGCCGATGGGCTGCGATATCTGCTATACGAATCACGCCGAAGCCGATCAGGACGATATGGATAACTTGCTCACGCTTTTGGGCGTGGCGGGTATCAACTTCATCATGGGCATTCCGGGTGCGGACGATGTGATGCTCAACTATCAAAGCACCTCATTCCATGACGCCCTGTACGTGCGCGACGTGCTCGGCCTGCGCCGTGCACCGGAATTCGAAGAGTGGCTGGAATCCATGCAGATCACTGACGCGCGCGGTGCTTTGCTGAGCGCATCGTCACAGCAACCGCTGCTAGAAGGTGCGAATGACTGGATGGGCATCGCATGA
- the eutC gene encoding ethanolamine ammonia-lyase subunit EutC — translation MSDFLEKNPWNGLRQFTNARIALGRAGNSLPTAPLLAFNLSHAQARDAVHHPLDTDVLHEQLRAQSFSTLDVHSAAPDREHYLRRPDLGRRLSDESRAALGQLKVESPEVVFVIADGLSAFAASKQSIPLLQAVCTRLTDWKIGPVVVARQARVALGDEIGELLNAKLVVMLIGERPGLSSPDSLGIYLTYAPKVGCSDAQRNCISNVRPEGLNYESAAHKLHYLLTHARRLGLTGVGLKDDSDALLASAPTTPLVGDDSN, via the coding sequence ATGAGCGACTTCCTCGAAAAGAACCCATGGAACGGGCTGCGGCAGTTCACTAATGCGCGCATCGCGTTAGGCCGCGCGGGCAACAGTTTGCCTACGGCACCGTTGCTCGCGTTCAACCTGTCGCATGCGCAGGCACGCGACGCGGTGCATCATCCGCTCGATACGGACGTGCTGCACGAGCAACTGCGTGCGCAAAGTTTCAGCACATTGGATGTGCATAGTGCCGCGCCTGATCGTGAGCATTACTTGCGGCGGCCGGATCTCGGCAGGCGCTTGAGCGATGAGAGCCGCGCAGCGCTCGGGCAACTCAAGGTCGAGTCGCCGGAAGTGGTTTTCGTGATCGCCGACGGTCTCTCTGCATTCGCTGCATCGAAGCAGTCGATCCCGTTGCTGCAAGCCGTTTGCACAAGACTCACGGACTGGAAGATCGGCCCCGTAGTAGTCGCACGCCAGGCCCGCGTCGCGCTCGGTGACGAAATCGGCGAGCTGCTCAATGCCAAACTGGTGGTGATGCTGATTGGTGAGCGTCCAGGTTTGAGTTCACCCGATAGCCTTGGTATCTACCTGACGTACGCCCCTAAGGTAGGTTGCAGCGATGCGCAACGCAACTGCATTTCCAACGTGCGTCCTGAAGGTCTTAACTACGAATCTGCCGCGCACAAACTGCATTACTTGCTGACGCATGCAAGACGTTTGGGCCTCACGGGCGTCGGTCTGAAAGACGACAGCGACGCGCTGCTAGCCAGCGCACCAACAACACCCCTAGTCGGCGACGATTCAAATTAG
- a CDS encoding DUF779 domain-containing protein produces MADEKQVARVIATPAAVDLIDKLCAEHGAVLFHQSGGCCDGSAPMMFPQSEFMVGSSDVKLGTIAGVPFYMSESQFEYWQHTQLIIDVVPGNGGMFSLERPSGLRFLTRSRLFEDDENAWLEKHPVERADA; encoded by the coding sequence ATGGCTGATGAGAAGCAAGTAGCGCGCGTGATCGCCACGCCTGCGGCGGTCGATTTGATCGATAAGCTATGCGCGGAACACGGGGCCGTGCTGTTTCATCAATCCGGTGGATGCTGCGACGGCAGCGCGCCGATGATGTTCCCTCAGAGTGAGTTCATGGTCGGCTCGTCCGATGTGAAACTCGGCACGATTGCCGGCGTGCCGTTCTACATGAGCGAATCGCAGTTTGAATACTGGCAGCACACGCAGTTGATCATCGATGTGGTGCCCGGGAATGGTGGGATGTTTTCTTTGGAACGGCCGAGCGGGTTGCGGTTTCTGACACGCTCGCGGCTGTTCGAGGACGACGAGAACGCGTGGTTGGAAAAGCATCCGGTTGAGCGGGCGGATGCTTAA
- the adh gene encoding aldehyde dehydrogenase has product MNHAEMQFLTTEFPYKKQYANFIGGEWVKPVGGEYFDNVSPITGEPFTSIPRSREADIELALDAAHRAKTAWGKTSTTERANILNRIADRMEANLQRIAVAETIDNGKPLRETMAADIPLAIDHFRYFAGAVRAQEGGISEIDHDTVAYHFHEPLGVVGQIIPWNFPILMAVWKLAPALAAGNCVVLKPAEQTPASILVLLELIHDLLPPGVLNVVNGFGLEAGKPLASSKRIAKIAFTGETTTGRLIMQYASQNIIPVTLELGGKSPNIFFADVMNADDSYFDKALEGFTMFALNQGEVCTCPSRVLIDEKIYDRFMERALKRVAAITQGHPLDTKTMIGAQASQEQLEKILSYVDLGKQEGAECLIGGERNALDGELSKGYYVKPTVFRGHNKMRIFQEEIFGPVVSVTTFKNEDEALEIANDTLYGLGAGVWTRDGTRAYRFGRQIQAGRVWTNCYHAYPAHAAFGGYKQSGIGRENHKMMLDHYQQTKNLLVSYSDKPLGFF; this is encoded by the coding sequence ATGAATCACGCAGAGATGCAGTTTCTGACTACCGAATTCCCGTACAAAAAGCAGTATGCGAATTTCATCGGCGGTGAATGGGTGAAACCGGTGGGTGGCGAGTACTTCGACAACGTGTCGCCGATCACCGGTGAGCCGTTCACGTCCATCCCGCGTTCCCGCGAAGCCGATATCGAACTTGCCCTCGACGCCGCGCATCGTGCGAAGACCGCGTGGGGCAAGACGTCGACCACCGAGCGGGCGAACATCCTGAACCGTATCGCCGACCGGATGGAAGCGAATCTGCAACGCATCGCCGTGGCTGAAACGATCGACAACGGCAAGCCGCTGCGCGAAACGATGGCTGCGGATATCCCGCTTGCCATTGATCATTTCCGCTATTTCGCCGGCGCCGTCCGCGCGCAGGAAGGTGGGATCTCCGAGATCGACCACGACACCGTCGCCTATCACTTTCACGAACCGCTCGGCGTGGTCGGCCAGATCATTCCGTGGAATTTCCCGATCCTGATGGCGGTATGGAAGCTCGCACCTGCCTTGGCTGCCGGCAATTGCGTCGTGCTGAAACCGGCTGAGCAAACACCTGCGTCGATTCTCGTGCTGCTCGAACTGATCCACGATCTGCTGCCGCCGGGCGTGCTGAACGTGGTGAACGGGTTCGGCCTCGAAGCCGGCAAGCCGCTTGCGTCGAGCAAGCGTATCGCGAAGATCGCCTTCACGGGTGAGACGACGACCGGCCGCCTGATCATGCAGTACGCGAGCCAGAACATCATTCCGGTGACGCTCGAACTCGGCGGCAAGAGCCCGAACATTTTCTTCGCCGACGTGATGAACGCGGACGACAGCTATTTCGACAAGGCGCTCGAAGGCTTCACGATGTTCGCGCTGAATCAGGGTGAAGTGTGCACGTGTCCGTCGCGTGTGCTGATCGACGAAAAGATCTACGACCGCTTCATGGAACGCGCGTTGAAGCGCGTGGCTGCGATCACGCAAGGGCATCCGCTCGATACGAAGACGATGATCGGCGCTCAAGCCTCGCAGGAACAGCTGGAAAAGATCCTCTCCTACGTCGATCTCGGCAAACAGGAAGGCGCGGAATGTCTCATCGGCGGTGAACGCAATGCGCTCGACGGCGAACTGAGCAAGGGCTACTACGTGAAGCCGACCGTGTTCCGCGGCCACAACAAGATGCGCATCTTCCAGGAGGAAATCTTCGGGCCGGTCGTTTCCGTGACGACCTTCAAGAACGAAGACGAAGCGCTCGAAATCGCCAACGATACGCTCTATGGCCTGGGCGCCGGCGTCTGGACGCGCGACGGTACGCGCGCCTATCGCTTCGGCCGGCAAATCCAGGCGGGCCGCGTGTGGACCAACTGCTATCACGCGTATCCGGCACATGCTGCGTTCGGTGGCTACAAGCAATCGGGCATCGGCCGCGAAAATCACAAGATGATGCTCGATCACTATCAGCAGACCAAGAACCTGCTCGTCAGCTATAGCGATAAGCCGCTCGGTTTCTTCTAA
- a CDS encoding helix-turn-helix domain-containing protein, producing MTIELRSDSLTASAHAPQPSFCVQTRVAYDADEQARNLHGWSQTYDQLTAGRFVGGLTELCIDHMQVFVETTSHTLRQTCEIQEDAYWFGIPTCPEGSGRIDTQVIAGDALAFRPGGIEFELLTSAGYQIFGVVVKGDVLRRYAADVERVGLADHLPNTEVVSIGKVRKERLCASLRQLLDDGAANGVPLSSFARNNLQASVLASLFDVGALPAAEQVAMPMRGRRQSIVAEAREYVLANRDRAINVPELCERLHVSRRTLQYCFQDVLGMAPATYLRTIRLNGARRDLCAASHASRSVQDVAAAWGFWHLSQFATDYRKLFGMRPSDTLKAGINGRAHADDYSFAH from the coding sequence ATGACGATTGAACTCCGAAGTGACAGCCTGACGGCATCGGCGCACGCGCCGCAGCCGAGCTTTTGCGTGCAGACCCGCGTCGCCTACGACGCCGACGAGCAGGCGCGCAACCTCCACGGCTGGAGCCAGACCTACGATCAACTGACCGCGGGCCGTTTCGTGGGTGGTTTGACGGAGTTGTGCATCGACCACATGCAGGTATTCGTCGAAACCACGAGCCACACGCTGCGGCAGACCTGCGAGATACAGGAGGACGCCTACTGGTTCGGCATTCCGACTTGCCCCGAGGGTTCCGGTCGTATCGACACTCAGGTGATCGCGGGCGATGCGCTGGCATTTCGTCCGGGCGGGATCGAGTTCGAGTTGCTGACTTCGGCGGGCTATCAAATTTTCGGTGTGGTGGTGAAAGGTGACGTGCTGCGCCGGTACGCGGCCGACGTCGAGCGGGTCGGTCTGGCGGACCATCTGCCGAACACGGAAGTCGTGTCGATCGGCAAGGTTCGCAAGGAGCGCCTGTGCGCCTCGCTGCGCCAGCTTCTCGATGACGGCGCGGCGAACGGCGTGCCGCTGTCCTCGTTCGCACGCAACAATTTGCAGGCGTCGGTGCTGGCGTCGTTATTCGATGTGGGCGCGTTGCCTGCCGCTGAGCAGGTTGCAATGCCTATGCGTGGGCGCCGTCAGTCGATCGTGGCAGAAGCGCGCGAGTATGTTCTGGCCAATCGCGACCGCGCGATCAATGTGCCGGAGTTATGCGAACGACTGCACGTGAGCCGGCGCACACTGCAATACTGCTTTCAGGACGTGCTTGGGATGGCACCTGCCACCTATCTGCGCACGATCCGCCTGAATGGCGCACGGCGCGATCTGTGCGCGGCGTCACACGCATCGCGTTCGGTCCAGGATGTCGCCGCGGCGTGGGGTTTCTGGCATTTGAGCCAGTTTGCGACCGATTACCGGAAGCTGTTCGGCATGCGGCCTTCCGATACGTTGAAGGCGGGGATCAATGGCCGCGCGCACGCGGATGACTATTCATTTGCGCATTAA
- a CDS encoding CsgG/HfaB family protein — translation MKKRTLSAMTLVMAVTGCATVSDQPAKVEAPQPRVEQTAAQQAQAAPALKTFKRKIAIGRFSNETRYGRTFVTDSSLDPLGKQASDILAARLVESKQFMVFERPDLTKIAAEQGLNKDGKMIGVDTLILGSVTEFGRGTTGKAGFLSSTKVQTAHAKVELRLVDVKTGYVFFSAQGSGEASTESGEIAGFGSRADYDGTLNDKAISAAISDVIGAMMTKLNERPWRTDILKVDGSTVFITGGPRQGIQPGATLRVYKPGESVQSGQTGFQIALPATQIATLRVLSSFGDNETNEGSVAQVTSGTLAAKSAATYYVAE, via the coding sequence ATGAAGAAACGTACCTTAAGCGCCATGACGCTCGTCATGGCGGTGACCGGTTGCGCGACGGTATCCGATCAACCGGCCAAGGTTGAAGCGCCGCAACCGCGCGTCGAGCAGACTGCGGCGCAACAGGCGCAAGCCGCGCCCGCGCTGAAGACTTTCAAGCGCAAGATCGCAATTGGCCGCTTCTCCAACGAGACGCGCTATGGCCGCACCTTCGTCACCGACTCGAGTCTCGACCCGCTCGGCAAGCAGGCGAGCGATATCCTGGCGGCGCGTCTGGTCGAGTCGAAACAGTTTATGGTGTTCGAGCGTCCGGATCTGACCAAGATCGCCGCCGAGCAGGGTTTGAACAAGGACGGCAAGATGATCGGCGTCGACACGCTGATCCTCGGTTCGGTAACTGAGTTCGGCCGAGGCACGACCGGCAAGGCGGGTTTCCTCAGCTCGACCAAGGTGCAGACGGCACACGCGAAAGTCGAACTGCGTCTCGTCGACGTGAAGACCGGTTACGTGTTCTTCTCCGCGCAGGGCAGCGGCGAGGCGAGCACCGAGTCAGGCGAGATCGCCGGCTTCGGCAGCCGCGCCGACTACGACGGGACGCTCAACGACAAGGCCATCTCCGCCGCGATCTCCGATGTGATCGGCGCGATGATGACCAAGCTCAACGAGCGCCCATGGCGAACCGACATTCTCAAGGTCGACGGCAGCACGGTGTTCATCACAGGCGGTCCGCGCCAGGGTATCCAGCCGGGCGCCACGTTGCGCGTGTACAAGCCGGGCGAATCGGTGCAAAGCGGCCAGACCGGTTTCCAGATCGCGTTGCCGGCTACACAGATCGCGACCTTGCGCGTGCTCAGCTCGTTCGGCGACAACGAAACCAATGAAGGGTCGGTCGCGCAGGTCACGAGCGGCACGCTTGCCGCGAAGAGCGCGGCCACCTACTACGTCGCGGAGTAA
- a CDS encoding DUF4810 domain-containing protein — MMKAWVKGGCAAALVALASGCVQQPVAKYNWGDYESAMYSYYQTPADSHAFAEKLLAAIQASESVNKKVPPGMYAEYGELLLEGGDNANATKYFEKEKATWPESAVLMTNMIRLASTNPTKKP; from the coding sequence ATGATGAAAGCCTGGGTAAAGGGCGGCTGCGCAGCCGCATTGGTGGCATTGGCGAGCGGCTGCGTGCAACAGCCGGTGGCGAAGTACAACTGGGGCGACTACGAGTCCGCGATGTATAGCTACTACCAGACGCCGGCGGACAGCCACGCGTTTGCGGAGAAGCTGCTGGCCGCGATTCAGGCGTCGGAATCGGTGAACAAGAAAGTGCCGCCGGGCATGTATGCCGAGTATGGCGAACTGCTGTTGGAAGGCGGCGACAACGCCAACGCAACCAAGTATTTCGAAAAAGAAAAGGCGACCTGGCCAGAGTCGGCAGTGCTGATGACGAACATGATCCGCCTCGCTTCCACTAACCCGACCAAAAAGCCATGA
- a CDS encoding DUF799 domain-containing protein: MMRIQSLLRTAFAAVIVAALAACAPVKTAQRHADYTAFRAQAPHSILVVPVVNESVDVDAPDFFLSTISRPIAERGYYVFPVNLTKKVMADDGLSDANMVHSNDPTVLGKMFGADAIMYIRIKHWESKYVVLKTTTTVELDYSLKSGTTGEELWKNHEVLNYSPQVNSNGGLIGVLISAAVAAAIEKAKPDYIPLARQANFSAVGVYGTGLPAGPYDKAYGTDTAAF; encoded by the coding sequence ATGATGCGCATTCAATCCTTACTTCGCACGGCCTTTGCCGCCGTGATCGTGGCCGCGCTGGCCGCATGTGCGCCGGTCAAGACCGCGCAGAGACACGCCGATTACACCGCGTTCCGCGCTCAGGCACCGCATTCGATCCTGGTGGTGCCGGTGGTGAACGAAAGCGTTGACGTGGATGCGCCGGACTTCTTCCTGTCGACCATTTCGCGTCCGATCGCTGAGCGCGGGTACTACGTGTTCCCGGTCAATCTGACCAAGAAGGTCATGGCCGACGACGGTCTGTCCGACGCCAACATGGTCCACTCGAACGATCCGACCGTGCTCGGCAAGATGTTCGGCGCCGACGCGATCATGTATATCCGCATCAAGCACTGGGAGTCGAAATACGTGGTGCTGAAAACCACCACCACGGTCGAGCTCGACTATTCGCTGAAGAGCGGCACCACCGGTGAAGAGTTGTGGAAAAACCATGAGGTGCTGAACTATTCGCCGCAGGTGAATTCGAACGGCGGCTTGATCGGTGTGTTGATCTCGGCGGCAGTTGCGGCGGCCATCGAAAAGGCGAAGCCGGACTATATTCCGCTCGCCCGTCAGGCGAACTTCAGCGCCGTGGGTGTGTACGGCACGGGTTTGCCGGCGGGACCGTACGACAAGGCCTACGGCACGGATACGGCGGCATTCTGA
- a CDS encoding heavy metal translocating P-type ATPase, which produces MPHANLAEADRPEQAKACAHGHEGHVHDHAEESASSHGHGESGAHSPKTGAHESSQEHAHGHDGSCSHGAKSDAHEPDHAHGHAEAGCCGTAHAAAVPVKLPQSEVVGSDVRTAIRIMQMDCPTEEALIRKKFSRMTYVRSMDFNLMQRVLTVVHAPDALDSILAALRSLDFTPELADANPDTAAAAPRAPAKPWWPLALAGIAAVGSEAAGWLGAPVWLAAGLALLAIASCGLTTYKKGWLAIRNGNLNINALMSIAVTGALVLQQWPEAAMVMVLFTIAELIEAKSLDRARNAIQGLMQLTPEQASVEQADGSWRSMDLKAIALGAVVRVKPGERIALDGNIIAGRSSVDQAPITGESLPVDKTVGDAVFAGTINQAGSFDYRVTAAASNTTLARIIHAVEEAQGTKAPTQRFVDQFARVYTPIVFAAALAVAVLPPLLFGGQWHEWIYKALVMLVIACPCALVISTPVTIVSGLAAAARKGILIKGGAYLEQGRKLSWLALDKTGTITHGKPVQTEFEMLGDLDVVRCRTLAASLAGRSDHPVSMAIAAAAKSDGIVGAGATVEAFEALAGRGVRGDIDGLPYWLGNHRLVEELGRCSASLEARLDALEEQGKTVVMLVDAERVLALFAVADTVKDTSRTAIAGLHRLGVRTAMLTGDNPHTAAAIAQQVGIDEARGNQLPEDKLNAVAQWSQEGATVGMVGDGINDAPALARADIGFAMGAMGTDTAIETADVALMDDDLRKIPQFIRLSKATYSVLVQNITLALGIKSVFLVLTVMGLGTMWMAVFADVGASLLVVANGLRLLRK; this is translated from the coding sequence ATGCCTCACGCCAACCTCGCCGAAGCGGACCGCCCGGAACAGGCCAAAGCCTGTGCCCACGGGCATGAAGGGCATGTGCACGACCATGCCGAAGAAAGCGCCAGCAGCCACGGGCATGGTGAAAGCGGCGCTCACAGCCCCAAAACGGGGGCGCATGAGTCGTCCCAAGAACATGCTCATGGGCACGATGGAAGTTGCAGTCATGGCGCCAAATCGGACGCTCACGAGCCGGATCATGCCCACGGCCACGCCGAGGCAGGCTGTTGCGGAACGGCGCACGCGGCAGCCGTGCCGGTCAAGCTCCCGCAATCGGAAGTTGTCGGCAGCGACGTGCGCACCGCGATCCGCATCATGCAGATGGACTGCCCGACCGAAGAAGCGCTGATCCGCAAGAAATTCAGCCGCATGACGTACGTGCGCAGCATGGACTTCAACCTGATGCAGCGCGTGTTGACCGTCGTGCACGCGCCGGACGCGCTCGATTCGATCCTCGCCGCGCTCCGTTCGCTCGACTTCACGCCTGAACTGGCAGACGCGAACCCGGACACGGCAGCCGCCGCCCCTCGCGCGCCGGCCAAGCCGTGGTGGCCGCTTGCGCTTGCAGGCATCGCCGCGGTGGGCTCAGAGGCCGCCGGCTGGCTTGGCGCTCCCGTCTGGCTGGCAGCGGGTCTGGCGCTCCTCGCGATCGCTTCGTGCGGCCTCACGACGTACAAGAAGGGCTGGCTCGCGATCCGCAACGGCAACCTCAACATCAACGCGCTGATGAGCATTGCGGTAACCGGCGCGCTGGTCCTGCAGCAGTGGCCGGAAGCCGCAATGGTGATGGTGCTCTTCACAATCGCCGAACTGATCGAAGCGAAGTCGCTCGACCGCGCCCGCAACGCCATCCAGGGTCTGATGCAACTGACGCCCGAGCAAGCCAGCGTTGAGCAGGCCGACGGCAGCTGGCGATCCATGGACCTCAAGGCAATCGCGCTCGGCGCGGTGGTGCGCGTGAAGCCAGGCGAGCGGATTGCGCTCGATGGCAACATCATCGCGGGCCGCTCGAGCGTCGATCAGGCGCCGATCACCGGCGAAAGCCTGCCGGTCGACAAAACCGTGGGCGACGCCGTGTTCGCCGGCACGATCAACCAGGCCGGATCGTTCGACTATCGCGTCACGGCCGCGGCCAGCAATACGACGCTCGCGCGCATCATTCACGCAGTCGAGGAAGCGCAGGGCACCAAAGCGCCGACGCAGCGTTTCGTCGATCAGTTCGCGCGCGTCTATACGCCAATCGTGTTCGCTGCCGCACTCGCCGTGGCGGTGCTGCCGCCGCTGCTGTTCGGCGGACAGTGGCATGAATGGATCTACAAGGCGCTAGTGATGCTGGTGATCGCCTGTCCGTGCGCACTGGTGATCTCGACGCCGGTGACGATCGTCAGCGGCCTCGCCGCTGCCGCGCGCAAGGGCATCCTGATCAAGGGCGGCGCCTATCTCGAACAGGGCCGCAAGCTGAGCTGGCTCGCGCTCGACAAAACCGGCACGATCACGCACGGCAAGCCGGTGCAAACCGAGTTCGAGATGCTGGGCGACCTTGACGTCGTTCGTTGCAGGACACTCGCGGCGAGCCTTGCGGGCCGCTCGGATCATCCGGTGTCGATGGCGATCGCGGCAGCGGCGAAAAGCGACGGCATCGTTGGCGCCGGCGCCACGGTCGAGGCGTTCGAGGCATTGGCGGGACGCGGCGTGCGCGGCGACATCGACGGCTTGCCGTATTGGCTTGGCAATCATCGGCTGGTCGAAGAACTTGGACGCTGTTCGGCGTCGCTCGAGGCGCGGCTGGATGCGCTCGAGGAACAAGGCAAAACCGTCGTGATGCTGGTGGATGCCGAGCGTGTGCTCGCGTTGTTCGCCGTCGCCGATACGGTGAAGGACACGAGCCGCACCGCCATCGCCGGGTTGCATCGCCTCGGCGTGCGTACCGCCATGCTCACCGGCGACAACCCGCACACCGCTGCCGCGATCGCGCAGCAAGTCGGTATCGACGAAGCGCGCGGCAATCAGTTGCCCGAAGATAAGCTGAACGCGGTAGCGCAGTGGTCGCAGGAAGGCGCGACGGTGGGCATGGTCGGCGACGGCATCAACGATGCTCCCGCCCTGGCACGCGCCGACATCGGCTTTGCGATGGGCGCGATGGGCACCGACACCGCGATCGAAACCGCCGACGTCGCGTTGATGGACGACGATCTGCGCAAGATCCCGCAGTTCATCCGTCTGTCGAAGGCGACGTATTCGGTGCTGGTGCAAAACATCACGCTGGCGCTGGGCATCAAGAGCGTCTTCCTCGTGCTGACGGTGATGGGTCTGGGCACGATGTGGATGGCCGTATTCGCCGACGTAGGCGCGAGCCTGCTGGTGGTGGCAAATGGCTTGCGGCTGTTGCGCAAGTAG
- the cadR gene encoding Cd(II)/Pb(II)-responsive transcriptional regulator: protein MKIGELAKIAHCTTETIRFYEKEGLLPEAERTEANYRSYSARHVERLRFIRNCRALDMTHDEIRALLRLTDAPADGCGGINALIDEHIAHVDTRIDELKQLKVQLTTLREQCHGEQAVEDCGIVQGLTEMDVSATRARHTHLG from the coding sequence ATGAAAATTGGCGAACTGGCGAAAATCGCCCATTGCACGACCGAAACCATCCGCTTCTACGAAAAAGAGGGTCTGCTGCCCGAAGCGGAGCGCACCGAGGCCAATTACCGCAGCTATTCGGCCAGACACGTCGAACGGCTGCGCTTCATCCGCAATTGCCGCGCACTCGACATGACCCACGACGAAATCCGTGCGTTGCTGCGTCTGACGGACGCGCCGGCGGACGGCTGCGGCGGCATCAATGCCCTGATCGACGAGCACATTGCGCACGTCGACACGCGTATCGACGAATTGAAGCAACTGAAAGTGCAACTGACCACGCTGCGCGAGCAATGCCACGGCGAACAGGCCGTTGAAGACTGCGGCATCGTCCAGGGCCTCACTGAAATGGACGTGAGCGCAACGCGTGCGCGGCATACGCATCTGGGCTGA